TGACCGGTCCCAATGACGTTTCCGGTAACAACGGAAGCGGTGTCAGTGTGACTGGTGCGGACATTGATCAACTCGCTGTGCTCGTCTCTGGAAACATCGACGGCAACAACGGGCACGGTATCTCAGTCGAAGCGACGGATGTCACGAATCTGGCTGTTGACGTGAACAGTGACAGCGGAACCACAACGACATCCGGCAACCTCGGCGACGGGTTCAACCTCGTGTTGGACAATGTCGGTCTGATGAGCGATATCGAAGTGACAACGCTGACTCAGACAGTCACCGTTGGTGGGTTGAACGTCAACGACCTCGAGACTTCCGGAAACCTCGGACACGGTCTCGACATCACTGGCTCAAACCTGAACATCGAGACACTCGAACTCTCAAACGTTGTGAGTACCCTCAACATGTTTGACGGAATTCACATCGATCTGACAGACAGCTCTGTCACGAATATGAACATTCTCGACAGCGTCGCATCCGTGAATACTGGCAACGGAATGCGAATGGATCTCGACAATACTCCGATCGAGAACCTGAATGTCGTGGGGAACACATTCGGAATTCTGCCTGGTTCGACCGCGAATCCTTCGGCTCCAATCGACGATTCGCTGCCATTGATTCGAAACGGTTTCGACTTCAACACGCTGCCAGCAAACGACGACCTGTCCACCGGCTTGATTCCTCTCGGATTCGACGCCAACTTCTTCGGGCAGCTCTTTGATTCAGCATTCGTCAACAACAACGGAAACATCACCTTCGATGCTCCGCTCGGAACCTTCACTCCATTCGGACTGGAAGGCACAAGCCGACAGATCATCGCTCCGTTCTTCGCGGATGTTGATACTCGTGCTGACAGCAACGGTGCAATGTCTGGCGAAGTGACCTTCGGCCAAGGCATTGTCAACGGCCGACAGGCGTTTGGTGTGAACTGGCTAGATGTCCGCCACTTCTCAGTGACAGGCACCAACAATGGTCTGCCAACGAACTCGTTCCAACTGATTCTGGTTGACCGATCCGACATTCGGCCCGGCGACTTCGACATCGAATTCAACTATGGTGAGATTCTTTGGGAAGCTGGTGAAGCCAGCGGTTCAGACGCCTTTGGACTCGGTGGAAGTGCTGCCCGTGTTGGTTACTCCAACGGCGTTGATACTTCGTTCGAACTTGCTGGATCGGGTATCAACGGAGCCTTCCTCGACAGTGGTCCTGCTGCGACAAGTTTGGTCCAGAACAGCCTCGAGTCGATGCACGACGGCCGCTACATCTTCTTCTCCCGCGACGGTTCGATTGGCGGAGAGGTGTCAGGAGTCGGCAACGGCGGAGACGGTTTCCAGCTGAACGCAGGAAACGGATCACACATTCAATCTCTGAACATTTCGGAGAACGATGTTGAGTCCAACAACTCACGCGGAATTTCGATCTCAGCAACTGACAGCGATGTCGGTGGTCTGGGTGGAGGAACAATTGAGCTGAACAACGTCAGCAACAACCTCAGCGGAGGAATTGTTCTCGAGTTCGATGGATCACGACTGGATGATATGCGAATGGCGATGAACACCGTCATGAGCAACGGCAGCGACGGAATTCTTCTGGACTTCGTCGATTCGCCAGTCACCAACCTCGAGATCGTTGATCATCCTGATATCAACATGAACGGACGTGACGGAATCAGTCTGCAAATGGACAACTCCGACATCAACGGCCTGTTGATCGAAAACAACGGAATGGGAACCTTGATGCCCACTCCTGCGAACGAATTCGATATTACTCTGAACTTCTCAGGAGGACTAACTCCAAGTCAGCAGCTTCTCTTCCGCCAGGCTGAGCTTCGATGGGAACAGATCATCACCGACGACCTTCTGGATGTCGGACTCATCGATGACCTGGTCATTGACGCTTCCGGAATTCCAATCGACGGTGTTAACGGAATTCTCGGACAAGCTGGTCCGACTGGCCTGCGAGGCGGAAGCTTCCTGCCATTCCAGGGAATCATGCAGTTCGATACTGCAGACCTTGCCGAACGTGAAGCAGCCGGTCAGCTGGATGAAATCATCCTGCATGAGATGGGACACGTTCTTGGAATTGGAACGATCTGGAACAACCTTGGTCTTGTTTCCGGTTCAGGAACGAACGATCCACGGTTCACAGGAACCAATTCCATCGATGCTTACAACGCACTGTTCGGTTTGACCGAAACAAGCGTGCCTCTTGAAAACATCGGTGGTGCTGGAACTGTTGAATCGCACTGGAGAGAGTCTGTCTTCGACAATGAATTGATGACAGGATACTTGAACGATGAAGTGCCAAATCCGTTGAGCGTGCTGACGATTCAAAGTCTTGCCGACATCGGGTATGTCGTCGATGCAAACGTTGCGGACACTTATCCATCACCAGCAGTCCTGGCAGCAGTCACGGGTGGTTCAGCGAGTGTTGAAGCTGACGACGAAATCGTCATGCGTCCAGACAGCGTCGTCGCTGACATGGACAACCTCGAAGCACTGTACGGTGATATGCCAGCACTCGCGGTTGGTCCAGGAGCATTGGCTTCACTGCAGATGAACGAAGGTCATGGAATCAACATTGGCCTGACCAACAGTGATCTGACAGGCGGTGTGATCTCCGGAAACGTGATTACAGATCACGCCAATGGTGACGCCTTCCGAATGCTGAACCCAACGACCAACGGGAACACGATTGAACTCGACTTCACCGGCAACACCTTCGGGTCAAACGGTGGTCGCGGTATCAACATCGCTCTCGACGGCAATGAGTCACTGGTCACCACGATGACAGACAACACAATCGCCTTCCATGGTGGTCGCGGAATCAGTCTCGACCTTTCAGACTCGTCTTCGGTCGAAGTGAATGACTTCTCCCGTAACAACCTCGACGGCAACAACTCGTTCGGTCTTCGAATCGATGCGAAAGACAACACCAATGTGGTCTTCGATGCCGGAGCTGGAAGCGATGACACTGATCTGAACATCATCTCGAACAACGTCAACGCAGGTATTGGAATCTCACTGTCGCAGAACGCGACCGGGGATCTTCGAATTACGAACACCAATATCAGTGCGACACGAAGTGGTGCAGATCCTGACTTCGGAGCGGAAGGTCTGAACATTCAGCTGACAGACAATGCGTCTGCTCCGAACTTGACCATCGGTCACGAGTCGGTGGCGAATACGACCTTCTCAGGTAACACCGGATCAGGGATTTTGATCAGCAGCGACCTGAGTTCTTCGCTGGCGAACCCAACGATTCAGTTTGTCGATTCGACTCTGAACAACGTCGACGGACTTCGGTTCGAGCGATTTGGATCAGCTGTCGTCGACAACGTGACAATCACAAACTCTGTCTTCAACTCAAACCTGAGCGATGGTATCGACATTGTCGCTTCACAGGGTGACATGACAGACGAGTTCACGATTGTTCAGAACATCATGTCTCAGAATGCTGGTCGCGGTCTGGCAATGGAAGCTCAATTCGATGCCAGCATCGAGGCTCTCGTCGAAGACAACCAGATTGAAAACAACGGCGGAGACGGCGTTGAATTGAATCAGATGACCGTGTCGATGGATGATGCTCCGTCAATCACAGCTGACTTTATCGACAACGATATCGTCTTCAACGGTGGTTACGGAATTGATGTCAACGCCACACACCAGCTGACATTCGATGGAAACGTGATCGACAACAACGAACTGGGTGGAATTCGCTTCAACGCTGAGTCACTCAACCCAGGTGAAACGATCACCATGACTGGTGGATCTGCTTCCGGGAACAACGGAGACGGTATCACAGCGATGAACGTGGACGTGAACTTCGAGTTCGTGAACATGGACATCAGCAACAACACCGGAAATGGAATTCGAACCCAGAACACTGGTCGAGACGTTCTCGTCACCGGAAGCACGATCGACGGAAATGGACAAAGCGGAATTCTGGTTGGCAACACCGGAGGCCGAATTGACATTCTCAACAACTCGATCGATGGCAACGGAACGAACGGGATCACGAATCTCGTCGGCGTGAACTCGACGATCTCAGGGAACTCGATTGATTCGAACGATGCTCACGGAGTTGTCCTTGTCGGTGGAACTCACACCATCACTGACAACACCATGAGTCTCAACGCAGACAAAGGCGTGTCGATCATCGGTGGAACTCACACCATCTCCGGCAACATGTTGGAAATGAACGGGGGAGATGCTCTCCAGATGATTTCCGAACCGGGACAGAACCTGACTGCGAACATCGACGACAACACCTTCCGTGAAAACGGTGGACGTGGAATCGACCTGCTGGTTCGCGGTTCAACGACTGCAGACGTGACGATCACAAACAGCCTCGTCGAGGGCAACAACCTCGAAGGTGTCTACGTTGTGAACACCGCCGATCTGGCTCAGTCTGCTGATGCACTTGCAACAGCTGCCCTGGCTGCTGCTGGCGATCCAATGGCGAACCCAGTCCTGGAATTCGACTTCGACAACAACATTGTCATGGACAATGGGTTGAACAGCGGATTCGCAGGCAGTGGTTTGGTCATGCGAGTCGGAACCAGCGGAGCGACAACCGACTTCAGCAACAATGGCGGATTTGTCAGCGATGGTGCTGGCAACCTGACCGGACGTGGTGGAGTTCTGGCGAACGTGACGAACAGCTCGTTCATCGGTCAACCTGGTGCAGACGTGCTCATCGAATCGTTCGTGTCAACGACCACTCCAGCTGCGACAACTGGAACCTGGGATGCTGCGACCTTCAACGTGACCAGCTTCGTTCAAGATCCACTTTCCCGAATCGATCTCGTCTTCACCGGAAACACCGGGGATGACATCGACATCGTCCGGGCGGGTGCATCGTTCAGCAACGATGAATCGGTCTTCAAATCGCGAACGGATGCTCAGCCAACAGCTGGACCATTCACAAGCGGAACTCGCTTGCGAAACGCACAGCGACTGGCGTCACGCTCCGGAGCGTTTGCGATTCCAGGAGCAACAGGAGCTTCGGACACCTTCCTGTACTCAGGAGTCGGTGGAAGCACATTCCGCGTCTCGGGAGGTTCAACAACTGCAGGATTCAACAACGGGGACAGCTTCGGCGATACCGTGAATCTTGGAGCGGGAATCGGCGAACTTCCATTCGGATGGGGTAGCTTCTAACCGCTAGCGACTGTCTGAAAAAGAATCTGACCGCTGTGTCGTCCACTGGGATGACACAGCGGTTTTTTTGCGCAGAATGGGAAGAATTGATCGCTCGTGTAGGAGACGAAGAACTCTCCTGTTCCGGCTGGCGAAAATGCCAAAGCTTCTCAGGCTGATCTCTGGAAGTTCATCGGTCCGTCGATTATCGTCTTGGGAAGTGGACGCAAGTACAGGTTTTTCATGATCACTCGCATCGAGTTGATAGATTTCATGTCGCATCGGCACACCGTCATTGAACCGGCGGAGGGGCTGACGGTGTTGACGGGGCCGAACAATGTCGGCAAGAGTGCGATCGTGGCGGCATTGCAGTTGTTATGCGACAACACCCGTGGCTCAAACTATGCCATCCGGCACGGTGCGAAATCTTGTTCGGTGACTGTGACGACCGACGATGGTCACGAGGTGACGTGGTCGCGAAGCAAGACTTCCTCGCATTATGTCGTAGACGGTCAACGCTTTGACCGAATTCGCGCTGGGGGCGGATTCGATGAATTGAACACCGCTCTAAGGCTCGGCAAGGTCAACAGCGAGGGAAACGAGGCATTTGACATCCATTTCGGGGCTCAGAAGTCGCCGATCTTCTTGCTCGATAAAACAGGCTCATCGGCGGCTCAGTTTTTCGCATCGTCCTCGGATGTGAGCCGACTTCTTGAGATGCAGCAGGTTCATCAGGACCGCGTTCGATTCGCCAAAAAGGATAAGGGGCGATTGGAGAAAGAACTTGAGGACTGCGCACTTCAGCTAGAAGTTCTCAAGCCATCGCTTCAAATTGAAGAGCGAACCACTCAAGTGGAGAAGCTCTACTCGCAATGGCTTGAAAGTCAGACGGCGGCGGAGGCGTTCTCGGAACTTGTCGATGAAATTGCTCAATCGCAGTCTGATACAGAGTTCCACTCACAGAAATCGAGCGTTCTTCAGAAACTTGAGACCCCGCCGAAGCTGGAAGAGACAAGTCGACTCGCGGAGTTGACCGTCGGGCTGGCGACGATTTCACAGAAGATGGTTCTGCATCACGGACAGCTTGATTCACTGAGCCCGCTGGCGTCTCCGCCGGAACTCTTTGATGTCGATACATTGAGTCGCGTGTTGAAATCCTGCGAGACGCTTGAAAGCTCGATTCAACGTCATCAGTCAAATCGAGAATGTCTTACTCAGCTGGAAGGGCCACCTCATCTCGAAGACACAGATCGGCTTGAGCAACTCATTTTGAGTGTTGAGGAAGCGAGCCTCAGATGCATCGCCAGCGAAGCACGTTTGAACTCGATTGGAGATCTGGAACCGCCGAAGTGGGCCTCCTGCGATGACCTGCAAGCTGTTGTTGCGAGAATGTCCGCAGCGGTAGAAAGATTGGAGATCGAATCAGCGAGGGAAGAACGATTTCGCGAGCTTGCTTCCCCTCCTGACATTCCGTCCAGCGATGGAATCTCTGAGGTCATATTAAAGCTTGAGACACAGATGCAGCGGATGGAAAGCTTGTCCGTCGAGATGAATGGAATCGAGGAGCAGATGCAACTCGTTGAGTCATCCATTCACGATCTCGCGCTTGATCAGACGTGTCCTGTTTGTGGAGGCAACATCGATCCGGAAAAAGCCATTCGTCAGGCTCACAGCTTGGGGAGGGGATAATGTCGGTCGAGGAATGGAACGGGGCTTTATTTATTGGGGACCCGCATCTTGAGAGTCGACAACCCGGTTTTCGAAAGGATAACTATCCCGAAGTCATCCTGGAGAAACTTCGCTGGTCGTTGAACTACGCACGGGAGAACAAGCTCATTCCGGTTCTGCTGGGAGACCTGTTCGATAAGCCCCGTGATAACTCAAACTGGTTGCTGAACCAACTTTTTCAGTTGCTGTCCGGTGAAATTCTCACGGTCTATGGGAATCACGATGTTCATTATCAACCCGAGTTGACGGATGATGACTCGCTCAGCCTGTTGGTCAATTCCGGACATCTCACCTTAATCAGCGAAGACGAGCCATGGGTCGGCACGGTCGCAGGTCGACCGCTTGTGATTGCTGGCTCTTCTTACCGTCAGAAGATTCCCAAGACCTTTGATTCGAGTCCACACTGCGGAAAAACTAAAACGAACCAAAACCCAGTTGTCGTTTGGGTCACGCACCACGATATCCTCATTCCCGGGTATGACGAGGGGCGGGTCAAACCGCGTTCGATTGATGGCGTGGACTTGATCATCAACGGGCATATTCATCGCAATCTGGAGACAGTCGTTAAGGGAAAGACGTCTTGGATCACTCCCGGAAACATCAGCCGACGATCACGAAGTGACGCTTGCCGCGACCACGTCCCGTCGGTTCTGGAACTGCGTCTGGATGATGCGGAGTATCACCTGGAAAGAATCGAAATACCTCATAAACCCTTCGAGGAAGTATTCCACGAAGCGGTGATCGAAGCGGTCGGCAATGAGACTCAGTCAGCGTTTGTCTCCGGTCTAGCTGAACTGCAGGCCCGTCGAACCGACGACGGGGCTGGGCTGATCGAATTTTTGGAATCGAACGTACAACAATTCAGTCCGCAGGTAGCGGCGGAGATCATGGATCTCGCGAAGACAGTGACAGAAGGAGATGAGTGACATGGCAAATAGCGATCAACAGACGATCGAAGAACTTCAGAGTCGGTATCAGGTTCTGCATGAGAAGAAGATCGCAACACAAACCAACCTGACAAATGCTCAAAGTGAACTCCAGAAATTGAAGAAGGAGGCACTTGAGAAGTACGGCACGGACGACCTGGAAGAACTTCGCAGCAAGCTCGAAGAACTCACCGCTGAAAACGAGAGAAAACGTAGAGACTATCAAACATTGTTGGAAGGCATTGAGACGGATCTTGCGATAGTCGAAGCGGACTCGGAGCGCACCCTTGGAGATGGTGAAGCGGGCGAATAATGGAAGCTCATCTTTCAAATTTCGAAGAAGACAGACCATCTGACAGCGCAGTCATTCAGGGAATTCGTCGTCGTGTCGATCGTCTCATCGACCGACGTCGCGAAACCGAACGGCGTTCGAAACAGTTTCGTGATCAGCTTGAAGAAGTAAATCGCGTTCTGGAACTCTCCGATGATGTCACCGCGGCCCTCGAAGCGTTGAATCAACAACTGTTCGACAAGATGCTCGGACTGGTTCAAGAGAAGTTGACGATTGCACTTCAGGAGATCCTGGATCAGGCGGTCTGTTTCCGTGCGCGGTCGGACTTCAAACGGGGCAAAGCCTCCGTCGAGTTCTACATCGAGCGCGAAGGGAATGAAGAGAGCATCATGAACGGGCAAGGGGGCTCCGTCGCGAACATTCTCAGTGTCGGCTTGCGGATGTTTGCGATGATGACGCTCGACCAGAAGGAACACCGCCGGTTTTTGGTGCTCGACGAACAGGATTGCTGGCTGCGCCCAGATCTTGTTCCCCGGCTCGTCAAAATGGTTTACGAGGCAGGGCGTGCTTTGGGATTTCAGGTACTCATGATCAGTCACCATGATCCGCAGAGTTTTGAGCAATACGCGGATAAGGTCTATCGACTCTCCCTGAATCAGCACGGAGCGATCCAAGCCGATGAAGTGGCTCTGTCACCCTCGCATCCCGACGGGGCAACGGGTGAGGGCGACCAGGATGAGCTTTGAATTCTTGAATGAATTTCAGGAATTGGTCTGTATCCGAGGGTGCAATCTCCATTCTTTAGTTCGATGAGGGCTGCGTCGCTGAGCAGCGATTCGTCTTGGAAAGACCTCTTGTTCTAATCGTGGCGACTGTGTTGTTCGCTATGTTCTCAGGCTTCTCTGGGTTGTGGAATCTGGTTAAGCCGAACGATTGTTGAATTCAGACGGTCGAAGTCTCCACATTCAACGAATTGGACCAGTCGCTTGCATCGATACAACCGATCCATCTTGAAGAGTCGCGCTCTTATCGAGTGACTCTGCGTTCCTTGCTACGAAAGTGCAGGGAGTCGCCAGCCAACTTCAAGTGCTCGCGAAGGATTCGATATCGTGGAAAGGTTATCTGTGAGAGTGGATTGGTTTCTGAGCCTGATCCTGCTGTTGGCCATCGGCAGCAATTGCTGGTCAGATGATCTGGCGATGAATCTCTCCGTTCCGATTCCGTCACTCGATGCTCAGGGAGATCCTCAAGCGAGTGATACCCCGGTTGGTATGCAGCTGACGTTGGATCAGGCAGTGTCGATTGCTCTCCAAAATCATCCGTCCATTCACGAACGGAGCTCCAGTGTTGATCGATTCCGCGGTCTTCGATGGAATTCAACTCGGAAGCCCAACCCGACTGTCGGATATCAGGCGTCGGAGATTGGAGACAGCGGTCGGGCTGGTATGCAGGGCGTGTTCTACTCGCAAGAATTTGTCACTGCGAATAAGCTCGGCCTGAATGGACAAATTGGAGGGTGGGAAGTCGAGTCAGCCCGGTGGCAAACGGAAGTCCAAAGACTTCGCGTGATTGGTGATGTCCGACAGCGTTTCTATGATCTGCTCGCTGCCAGCAAGCGTGAAGAAATTCTCCACGTAATGGAAGCCATTCTTCAGGATGGAGTTTCGCTGACTCAGCAGCTTGTTCAGGCAGGTCAAGTGGGGCGAGGTGAGTTGCTACAGGCGCAACTCCGTTTGAAAGAAAACGAACTTCGTCATCAGAATGCCGGGACACAGGTTGTTGCCGCCAAGCGGGCTCTTGAAGTGGTTATGGGAGGTGCGCCGATCGAACTCAACCATGTTGTGGGTTCATTGAGCGAAGCGGTTCCGGAACTCGATTTCGATGTCGAACTTCCGAAGGCGATTGCCAGACATCCCGCTGTTGAAGCGGCACGTGCCGAAATGGTCCGTCATCAATGGGCCGTTCAACGGGAACAGGTTGAACCGATTCCCAACATTCAGTCTCAGGTCGGGGTCCAGTACGACAATGCTTCGTACGACACGATCGTCAACTTGCAGTTGGGATTCGAGTTGCCGGTGAACAATCGCAACACCGGACGAGTGGCCGCAGCATGTGCGGACTACGTGCAGGCGAGTTTCCGAGCCAAACGCCTTGAGTTGGCGCTTCGAGAAGAATTTGTGGAAGCTTTCCGCGAATACGGAGTCGCGCTGCAGACCCTGAAGCAGATCGAAAACGAGCTACTTCCACTTTCGCAAGAGAATCTGGAAACCGCCCAGACACTGTATAAAAGTGGAGAGATGTCTTATCTCGGTCTTTTGACGGCGCAGCAGTCGTACGTTGAGGTGTTGCTCACGCTGAATACTGCCCGGCAAGAAGCCTGGCAGGCGGTCTCTTTAATCGAGAACGGATTGCTGACCAACGCACTGACCACGCAATAAGTGATCTAAGTGCTTAAACTGTTGGGAAGCGATTGCTGCGAGTAACGGCAGCTCGAACAGGGAATGAAGTGAGTTCGAGTGACGGATGCGGAAACTCTGCGAGTCGATTAGACCCAGAATTCTTCGCCGCTCCAGTTCATCGGTGGAGTCGATTCGATCTCGCAATCGCCATTCACGCGTGTCTGGCAGGCGAGAGTCATGTCTTTCTCGTGACCAATGCGAGCGAACAACCACATTGGGTTCAGCAAGAGCAGGATCTTTTCCCACCAGCCTTTTCGCTTGAGCTGTTCGCCGCCTGATTTGACGATCACGCGGCAACTTCCGCACATGCCGTTTCCGTGGCAATTCAGATATTGATGAATCCCAGAATGCATCGGAATGCCGTTCTTATGGGCTTCACGACGAAGATTCGATCCTTCTGGAACGACAATCTTCTTGTTCTTCAGGTTCTTGAACGTAACGGTGGGCATGATCCTGAACCAGTCCCGCAGCTCTGAAGGAATACGAAAACGACCAATTTCAAGCGGCGATGTTAGTGTCAGTTTCGCGAAGATGCCAGTCGATTCAAAGCCGTTCCAGAATTTAGGAGTGGCCTCGGGGCTGACTGGCAGATTTCGCTTCGATTCGTCAGGAAATCAGTCCGCGTCGTTTCAATTCTGCGACGACTGTCCCCACAATTTTTCCGACGTCAGGGTCATTCGCGGCGGAGCCACCGGTTGGTGTCGGGCAACCTCCGACTGGCTGGTCGGTGAACCCGTGTTGCGAAAGCAGGCATTGCAGAGTGTTGGAGAGCGTTGACAGATCCGCCAGTTGTTCCGTCGACAGCGGTTGGCGTCCTCGCCCCATCTGGAATCCTCGCAATTCGACAGCTGCTCGGAATCCATCGGGGAACTCGGCCTGATAGATCATTGTGTCGAAGAGGGTGACCAGGTCGTACTGAATTTCCCGGGCAGCATCGATTTGGCCGGAAACAGTCAGGTCGTACAGTTTTCGAGTGACTTCCGGAACGACTCCACTCGAAGCGTTTGTGCCGCCATCGCAGCCGACCAGCAACATTGGCATCAGTGCTGCGTCCCAGCCTGTCAGGAAGCTGAATTCCGGCCGATTCGGTCGGACGGCCTGAATCATGCGGATCATGTGAGGGATTTCCCCCGAAGAATCTTTAATCGCGACAATTCGAGGGCATTCCTCGCTGAGTCGCTGCACGGTTGGAACATCGATTGGGCTCGCGAACATCGGGATGTTGTAGAGCGTTACGTCGATCGGAGTATTCTGGCCGATCTCACGAAAATAGGCGTAAACGGACGAAGGGCTCAGCTTGTAATAGAATGGAGCAACAATCGCGACCGCCCGAACTCCGAGGTCGGAGTAGTATTCGCACGCTTTGATTGTCTCGCGAACGTTGGCTTCTGCTGCACCTGCCAGAATCGGAACCCGACCGCGGTTCTGGTCGGCGATAATCTTGACAATCCGTCTTCGTTCTTCGGGGGTGAATCGAGTAAATTCCCCGGTCGAGCCGTTCGGATAGAGTCCGTGAACTCCTCGCTCGATGAGCCAGTCCACGTACCGGCGCAGTTCCGCTTCGTTAATATTCTGGTTCGAGTCGTATGGAACCAGATTGGGAGTGAAAATTCCGGAAAGTCGCTGTGGGTGCATGGTGGTTGCCGAAATGAGAGCTGTTTTCAGTGTGAGGTTCACGAAATCCTGCGAGCACACATGTTGAAAGTCAGGTTGAACCGCTACGGTGGGAATATTGTTTCAGCAGTGCCGTCTCGCTTTTGTTTCGAACACGTTTCGGGATTGATGGCAGTTGGCTCAGTCAACCTGATTCGCAAAGTCCCGGAATCATTTCCGAGACGAGTGTCCAAGTTGTGATTGCGGATGCGATCTGTCCCTTCGACCATTGCATGTGGTCTCTGTTGTCTTCACGTCAATTATTGTCTTGTGATGGTCATTCGGAATGTCCCTTTTGTGCCTCTCTCGTTCGGCAGGAACTCCATTCCGAAAAATCAATCTCTTTTGTTTGATGTCGGCATTGAATTTAAGAAACCTGCGGCCAAAATCGCTGCAGTGCTCGCTTAGCCTTTGCAGACTCCATTTGGAGCGTTCATCGTGAGTTCGCAACCTGTTTCCGTCGGCAGTCAAAACCTGTCTTTCGTCGAAGATCTCTTCTCAAGTTATCTCCTCGATCCGAATTCGGTCGACGTGGAATGGCGAGAGTATTTTGATTCTCTCAAAAATGGAGATGAACGACTCAGTGGCGGCTGGACAGCTTCCAGCCCATTTCCGTCGCGTTCAATGTTCAATCCTCCGGGACTCGGGACGGATATTCCTTATCAGGGGCCGGCCGGAAAACTGGACGAAGCAGCCCGTCAGGAGCGTCTCGACCAGTTAATTCGGAATTACCGTGTTCGTGGTCACATTCTGGCATCGGTCGACCCACTGGGATCCGAACGTCCG
The sequence above is drawn from the Thalassoglobus sp. JC818 genome and encodes:
- a CDS encoding right-handed parallel beta-helix repeat-containing protein, giving the protein MQWTRRVGLLCLCLLPWSTVGVAQGQDQITTSDGGVVFLDDVSGSMALSSDGGNYILFQKMIGDGPGFADGYSRIGVRTRLWEPGADHIFGELHALITDGGQVGFNVGGGYRTPMRNGLIGIHGWFDDYETSYENRYRQFTTGLEYLSPFFDVRANGYIPVGDESNMLAVSGFSNNPYFNGNNIVTDATGRIERSLAGWDLEAGGPVPGAMNWLRGYAGIYQLSHDNDSTVGFRGRAEARFMEGVNLNLVVSEDDEFGTNVNLGVEVRFRGTMPTRFESGLMADRRYDQVRRVWPIQTTVETEDVVVPLSNPGTSNAIDIVWVDNTNGAGGNGSFENPFDQLPGMADGADLILVRRGAGETLGNIALLDNQQMFGEGKQHFIDTEELGVIPLPDTFDSTGAAPILREGTDLLPIISLANNNVISSFQLRGMTGIAGDGVENFLIDSISSDDVLDGITIANASGFGTLSNIDLQLRDDGIGVYVVSAPGEPLALDVDNVTVAGGETGVAFVGDSSDLMADIDDVIVSGTTGTALGLAGFSSDLSATLDGVIVSNNDGNGVEILLSDATGSVIADGLVASDNSGDGVQIVAGDGSDFGVAIVDSTIDRNGDDNIATTVLDGSTLDLLVDPTSLVEAGDNAFEFVVASGSTLNSLFEDVDMSGSVDNAIAGSVTNHSTANLDFVNFDASGSGEDGLAMMVNNQSNVVANFTNGTFDDSGNSAVNVESGGNSMVDVNFTDVTADNLASDGNVILRSDNEGELQVNWIRGSISNGDATGVTVQSVGGGSQVGVLFNDVAINNNAGDGIDARLTSGGDGSILDLMLVDTTLQGNGEDGLDYQIAGNGATGMIVLDGVQATGNGMDGFQFDVTSRATLSAATAEDSVNDFSNNLGNAFQGTVSGIGSTAMVQISGAPATGSGEEGALFTNSAGGTLVFDYTDGSLSFSGEDGLSVDTSGANSHTMINLTDVGLNDNGQVNATSGDGLTATARNNGRIDLNLDTVSSATNAEKGLNLEATSNGQLHVTSSEMLVQNNGEEGLAFEALSGGDLTILNTTSTFANNGQSGSLSGIRGQVSSAGSSSSVSFENTLVDSNSGAGISVDVADGGAFIGELLSSIDDTGNMEITGNNGNGVELNATGSDTMAALIMTGPNDVSGNNGSGVSVTGADIDQLAVLVSGNIDGNNGHGISVEATDVTNLAVDVNSDSGTTTTSGNLGDGFNLVLDNVGLMSDIEVTTLTQTVTVGGLNVNDLETSGNLGHGLDITGSNLNIETLELSNVVSTLNMFDGIHIDLTDSSVTNMNILDSVASVNTGNGMRMDLDNTPIENLNVVGNTFGILPGSTANPSAPIDDSLPLIRNGFDFNTLPANDDLSTGLIPLGFDANFFGQLFDSAFVNNNGNITFDAPLGTFTPFGLEGTSRQIIAPFFADVDTRADSNGAMSGEVTFGQGIVNGRQAFGVNWLDVRHFSVTGTNNGLPTNSFQLILVDRSDIRPGDFDIEFNYGEILWEAGEASGSDAFGLGGSAARVGYSNGVDTSFELAGSGINGAFLDSGPAATSLVQNSLESMHDGRYIFFSRDGSIGGEVSGVGNGGDGFQLNAGNGSHIQSLNISENDVESNNSRGISISATDSDVGGLGGGTIELNNVSNNLSGGIVLEFDGSRLDDMRMAMNTVMSNGSDGILLDFVDSPVTNLEIVDHPDINMNGRDGISLQMDNSDINGLLIENNGMGTLMPTPANEFDITLNFSGGLTPSQQLLFRQAELRWEQIITDDLLDVGLIDDLVIDASGIPIDGVNGILGQAGPTGLRGGSFLPFQGIMQFDTADLAEREAAGQLDEIILHEMGHVLGIGTIWNNLGLVSGSGTNDPRFTGTNSIDAYNALFGLTETSVPLENIGGAGTVESHWRESVFDNELMTGYLNDEVPNPLSVLTIQSLADIGYVVDANVADTYPSPAVLAAVTGGSASVEADDEIVMRPDSVVADMDNLEALYGDMPALAVGPGALASLQMNEGHGINIGLTNSDLTGGVISGNVITDHANGDAFRMLNPTTNGNTIELDFTGNTFGSNGGRGINIALDGNESLVTTMTDNTIAFHGGRGISLDLSDSSSVEVNDFSRNNLDGNNSFGLRIDAKDNTNVVFDAGAGSDDTDLNIISNNVNAGIGISLSQNATGDLRITNTNISATRSGADPDFGAEGLNIQLTDNASAPNLTIGHESVANTTFSGNTGSGILISSDLSSSLANPTIQFVDSTLNNVDGLRFERFGSAVVDNVTITNSVFNSNLSDGIDIVASQGDMTDEFTIVQNIMSQNAGRGLAMEAQFDASIEALVEDNQIENNGGDGVELNQMTVSMDDAPSITADFIDNDIVFNGGYGIDVNATHQLTFDGNVIDNNELGGIRFNAESLNPGETITMTGGSASGNNGDGITAMNVDVNFEFVNMDISNNTGNGIRTQNTGRDVLVTGSTIDGNGQSGILVGNTGGRIDILNNSIDGNGTNGITNLVGVNSTISGNSIDSNDAHGVVLVGGTHTITDNTMSLNADKGVSIIGGTHTISGNMLEMNGGDALQMISEPGQNLTANIDDNTFRENGGRGIDLLVRGSTTADVTITNSLVEGNNLEGVYVVNTADLAQSADALATAALAAAGDPMANPVLEFDFDNNIVMDNGLNSGFAGSGLVMRVGTSGATTDFSNNGGFVSDGAGNLTGRGGVLANVTNSSFIGQPGADVLIESFVSTTTPAATTGTWDAATFNVTSFVQDPLSRIDLVFTGNTGDDIDIVRAGASFSNDESVFKSRTDAQPTAGPFTSGTRLRNAQRLASRSGAFAIPGATGASDTFLYSGVGGSTFRVSGGSTTAGFNNGDSFGDTVNLGAGIGELPFGWGSF